The window CGGCACCGAACGGCCTCCGTCAACGAGTACAGCACCCGCTATTCGCTGGCGATCGATGCGACGCAGACCACGCCGCCCGATGCGTGGCGGTTCCAGGCGCAGGGCAACCGCCAGGGCAGCAGTGGTTTCGTCGACGCGGAACAGGGGGCGTTTTTCACGAAAAAGGAACAGGAACTCCAGGAGGCCGCCCGGGCCCGCTACGAAGAACGCATCGAAGCGGGCATCGCCCGGGAACAGGCGCGCAAGGATCTTCCCCTTTCCACGTACACGGAAGCCTATTGGAAGGTGAACCTCCTGAACCTCCTGCGTTTTCTTCTGCTGCGCATGGACGAGCACGCCCAGTGGGAGATCAGGCAGTACGCCCATCTGATCGGACACCGCATCGTGTCCGCCTGGTGCCCCATGGCGTGGCAGGCCTTTCTCGACTACAGCGTGAACGCCATGCAGCTGACCCACCTGGACTGGGAAATCATCCGGGCGATTCAGGCCGGAGACGACGCGAAAGTGCGGGATCTGCTGGTGAATTACCGGTTCGTTTCAAAGTCCGGGAAGCTGCGCCGCAGCCGGGAGCGGGATGAGCTCGAAGCCAAGCTGCGGAAGCTGAACATTGCCATACCGTGGCCGTCTGGTGACCGATG is drawn from Gemmatimonadota bacterium and contains these coding sequences:
- the thyX gene encoding FAD-dependent thymidylate synthase, which translates into the protein MPEQIEAQHLDRPTVPELDEVLGVPFKVLDDGFVRVVDYMGSDHSIVQAARVSYGAGTRQVHQDRGLIRYLMRHQHTTPFEMCDIKFHLRVPMDCWRQWIRHRTASVNEYSTRYSLAIDATQTTPPDAWRFQAQGNRQGSSGFVDAEQGAFFTKKEQELQEAARARYEERIEAGIAREQARKDLPLSTYTEAYWKVNLLNLLRFLLLRMDEHAQWEIRQYAHLIGHRIVSAWCPMAWQAFLDYSVNAMQLTHLDWEIIRAIQAGDDAKVRDLLVNYRFVSKSGKLRRSRERDELEAKLRKLNIAIPWPSGDR